agTCAGTCAACCtagatttaaaatatattcttcATTGTTCGAATCTTTAATATTGTTTATACAAGTATTTAAATTTAGACAACGAATTAGAACCCTTGACCGAATTGAAATGTGCCGTTCATTATCATTGGTCTTAATTGAACGGTTGGATTGAAGAATTCGGTAATGCAATAGAAGGATGAAGCATTTGCTGTAAAACTGAAATTCAATCGGATAACTTCAttgtttaaaagaaaaaagaaaaaaagggggATCGTTCATTGAGGAAAAGCGGGCATGGACAATTGGACATAGCAATGGTAATAGCCAATAGAAACACACCAGACTTTTAGTTAACGCACAAAGCCGGCGCCAATTTCAATTGAGATAAGATTGCTGCCACTTCCCCATCGTCTTGTCTCTGATATCTCCTCCTGTCTTGTGGCTCCCAAACTCCCTCTCTCTTTCCCCTTGGCCTACAAAACAAACACATTACACACACACTCAGCGGAAAGAAAGCTGAGTGACACACAGTCTGTTACCTGTTAAACCCTAATAAACCGTAATGACTAATGCTCTACAAGCTTCTCTTCTCTGCCAGCCTTCGCTCTCTCTCATTTGCTATTCTCCTTCTAAACAACGCCTTCATTGCTCTCGACGCTACTACTgctcttctctttctctatctcataataataattgtattaataataattacagtaataataataatatctcttTGTTTACTTTTCTAAATTCAAGGTTTCGTCCCCTCCCTCTTCCAATCTCTTGTACGTTGCACCCGGAGAATGCCAATTCTAATCCTGAATTAACCTCTTTTAGATTGAATTCAAATTCCGATTCTACTGAACCGAATATTAACGAGTTCTCCGGTGGAGATAGTTCAGATGTTTCTGGCCTTGGAGAATCGGGAATTAATGGACTTGACGGCGAGAGTTCGGAAAGTGAGGCTAGGGAAATGCGTACTGAGAATGAGGGggagagcgagaggaacaatgAGAATTTGGTTAAAAAACATGGAGTGCATAGCAAAATACCATTGCTCGTCTTTCTTTTTGATCTGTGGACGACGGCGAGGAGAGGATTGGAGAAGCTTTTGGCATCTCATTGGTTCACCTGGTGGCCTTTCTGGCAACGAGAGAAGCATTTGGGCCGTCTCATTGCTGAGGCTGATGCTAATCCCAAGGACGCCGACAAGCAGAGCGCTCTCTTGGCTGAGCTCAATAAACACAGGTTAGgtctttctgcaacttctcgAGCATTTTTGTTTGGTTTGGGTTACCTCTTGTGGACAAACTGTTGCagaaaggattttttttttttaatgtatttttttatctttttcttaaCAGCCCTGAGTCTGTAATCAAGAGGTTTGAACAAAGAGACCATGCCGTGGGCAGTAAAGGAGTGGCAGAATATCTTCGAGCGCTTGTGGTCACTAATGCTATTGCTGATTATCTTCCAGATGAACAATCTGGAAAGCCATCCAGTCTTCCTGCCTTGGTAATTTAACTATCATAAAAATCCTGCCTTTCTGATTTATTggttttcaaatttattatctTTGTTTTAATAATTCTTTGCAGGGACTTCTAATTCTTACAAAGCTTACGCCAACTCTCCCCCGTTTTGTCCTCTTATACTTCTCCATATCCTATTTTGGCAATTCTTAGTTTGTTGTTGTCTTGTTTTATgacatgtatttttttttatgtaatacTTGTAGTTACAAGAATTAAAGCAGCGTGCAACGAGAAACGTGGATGAGCCATTTTTGAACCCTGGCATATCCGAGAAGCAACCATTGCATGTGGTGATGGTAAGACTTGTATAAAAGCTGTTGTCCTAGTCTCTCTGCATGAGGAACGGCAGAGTTCACAATGTAATTTGTCATTAGAGAGTGGAAGATGGATGAATTGTTATATTAAATACTGatcttatattattttctttgatAGGTCGACCCCAAGGTGTCAAACAAGTCACGATTTTTTCAAGAGCTTATCTCAACCATCTTGTTCACTGTTGCAGTTGGATTGGTTTGGTATGCATTGTATTCACTTCTGAGTTCTGATAGTTCCTTTTGTcttactgttttttttttaaacttggAAATCTCACTCTTGACTTGAGTTCTCACTTGCATAAGCAAAATGGTTGGTGTATACATTCTTGAGTCTCTACTTATCAGATCCAGAATTTTTTTCAGGGTAATGGGTGCGACTGCACTGCAAAAGTATATTGGAAGCCTGGGGGGAATAGGAACTTCAGGTGTTGGCTCAAGTTCTTCTTTTGCACCCAAAGAGTTAAATAAAGAAGTTATGCCAGAGAAAGTAAATATCTACCTTTTGTGCTGTTGTGTCTTATAATGTTGCATCTTAATTATGTAACATTGCACTTGTATTTGCTGTTGGGATGGACACAAAAAAGGTCAATATagaataagttttaaaaagcaGTAAagtaaattagtaatttttttttgggctgataattttttaatttagagaATGGAAATGAAATACGTTGGCTCCCTGGTTGTGATCTCAGTTTCATTGTTGACCTCAGGGATGCTATTTAACTTTGCCATAGACTATAACTTAACAAATATTCTTCTATGTTTGGAGAAGAATATATGCTACGCTCATTCTTGGATCTGATATACAATAATTGGTCCTACTTGACCTACTCTTCTTTAACACTTCTTTTATTGCAGAATGTTAAAACGTTCAAGGACGTCAAAGGTTGTGATGATGCAAAACAGGAGCTTGAGGAAGTAGTGGAGTACCTCAAAAACCCAACAAAATTTACTCGCCTTGGAGGGAAATTGCCAAAGGTTTGTGCaagatatatatttatatataatcggaATACATTACCTTGCCTCTCATGCTTTTTTCTGCATAGGATTGTGCAGCATCACTTTTTATTCTCAAATGTTTAATATCATTGTCCCTATGCAAGAAAAAATCACGCTGAAAATGCTTTGGGAGGTAGGTGATGGGCCtgaggttttgagattgatctTAGGTTGAGAAAGGACTGAGGGTTTGCCTTCCTGTGtctaatatttaaaatgtgGTTCTCCCAAGTTCTTGATGATTTTGCACACAACTGTGCGCTTGATAATTTCTTAGATTCAACTTGCCTCTTTTTCTTCCTGCTGATTTGTATTGAATAATGCAACAAATCCTGCTTCACAGGGAATTCTTTTGACTGGAGCACCTGGTACAGGAAAAACATTGCTTGCAAAGGTAAAGTATTTCCTTCAGGAATTCTTGTTTGCAGTTTTACAGCAGAGTGTTCTTTGGATTATCAGAAACGAACTCACTTCAGAAACTCTCTAGCTTGGGTGTTTGAACTGGTATACCTTTATAACAGGCTAAAGATGtttcaaaaattcaattcattaGGAAAAAGAAGGGCTCTACTACATTTATATACAGCAAAAGATCGTTTAAGCAGAACATCATTATAATCTTTTGTAATATGGAAAATGTCCTTAATTCATGGGTCATGGGTGCTTATTTCCTATTCTTATCTTCCTCTCACATATTGATGATCGCATTTCTTCTTCTTAACTTTCTGTTTCACCTGAAGGCTATTGCTGGAGAAGCTGGGGTGCCCTTTTTCTATAGAGCAGGATCTGAGTTTGAGGAAATGTAAGTTCATCTCTAGCATGCATGCATCCTCTACGTGGATGATCTTATTATGTTGATTtggtttttcctttttattgtcCCTATGAAATCAAGCCTAATAGAATATCTCCAGTCCAGTTGTGGCAtgttacatttttcttttcttggtCATGAAATGAGCGAGGTATGTGTTGTTGGGCATGTGGCCATTTAAAAGAGATAAAGTAGAAGGAGACTAGAGAAGTATAGAATTGACCAGTTGCTATATCAGAAACTCTTCATTAAGGCTATGCTAGCTGCTGGACCTACCTCTCCCACTCTTTGATGAATGAATCCCAACCAAACCCACTTCCTTCAGAAGCGATACTCCCACCATAGAATCACGTTAAGGGTGCCATCTTATTGGTCTTGCATCTGAATGATTCTTCTTTGATTATACCCTGTCCTCTTAGGCTTGTAGATGAAAAGCCTTTTCTCGCCTATATGGATAGTAATTGGTCGGGTATGTTTGAGTATTTGATCTGGCTGAACCCTATTAGGGTAGGTTTGGGTGTTATACAATCGAAGACGAgtttatatttagaaattaatacCTATAACAGGTTAAGATTTTATGTGTTGGGTACTGGATCTGCTTATATAaatgaatatttatatataaaacatataatttcATTATAATATTTGTATATTCTTgtatcctttttatttttaaaaaatagaatttaaatgttttatagaTTATagaattgttaaaattttaaatataaataaaagtatatttatatattatatgttATTAATTGAATGGGATTATCAAGGTTGGAATGGCTTCAGGTAGTTTAGGATGAATTTAATAAGGTTCATTGGTTCAGAA
This Manihot esculenta cultivar AM560-2 chromosome 6, M.esculenta_v8, whole genome shotgun sequence DNA region includes the following protein-coding sequences:
- the LOC110617570 gene encoding ATP-dependent zinc metalloprotease FTSH 11, chloroplastic/mitochondrial isoform X2 gives rise to the protein MTNALQASLLCQPSLSLICYSPSKQRLHCSRRYYCSSLSLSHNNNCINNNYSNNNNISLFTFLNSRFRPLPLPISCTLHPENANSNPELTSFRLNSNSDSTEPNINEFSGGDSSDVSGLGESGINGLDGESSESEAREMRTENEGESERNNENLVKKHGVHSKIPLLVFLFDLWTTARRGLEKLLASHWFTWWPFWQREKHLGRLIAEADANPKDADKQSALLAELNKHSPESVIKRFEQRDHAVGSKGVAEYLRALVVTNAIADYLPDEQSGKPSSLPALLQELKQRATRNVDEPFLNPGISEKQPLHVVMVDPKVSNKSRFFQELISTILFTVAVGLVWVMGATALQKYIGSLGGIGTSGVGSSSSFAPKELNKEVMPEKNVKTFKDVKGCDDAKQELEEVVEYLKNPTKFTRLGGKLPKGILLTGAPGTGKTLLAKAIAGEAGVPFFYRAGSEFEEMFVGVGARRVRSLFQAAKKKAPCIIFIDEIDAVGSTRKQWEGHTKKTLHQLLVEMDGFEQNEGIILMAATNLPDILDPALTRPGRFDRHIVVPNPDVQGRQEILELYLQDKPLADDVDVKAIARGTPGFNGADLANLVNIAAIKAAVEGAENLNAAQLEFAKDRIIMGTERKTMFISEESKKLTAYHESGHAIVAFNTDGAHPIHKATVMPRGSALGMVTQLPSNDEISISKKQLLARLDVCMGGRVAEELIFGHDHITTGASSDLHTATELAHYMVSNCGMSDVIGPVHIKERPSSELQSRVDAEVVKLLREAYDRVKALLRKHEKALHELANALLEYETLGAEEIKRILLPYREEQQAVQQEQEEEGELVLA
- the LOC110617570 gene encoding ATP-dependent zinc metalloprotease FTSH 11, chloroplastic/mitochondrial isoform X1; amino-acid sequence: MTNALQASLLCQPSLSLICYSPSKQRLHCSRRYYCSSLSLSHNNNCINNNYSNNNNISLFTFLNSRFRPLPLPISCTLHPENANSNPELTSFRLNSNSDSTEPNINEFSGGDSSDVSGLGESGINGLDGESSESEAREMRTENEGESERNNENLVKKHGVHSKIPLLVFLFDLWTTARRGLEKLLASHWFTWWPFWQREKHLGRLIAEADANPKDADKQSALLAELNKHSPESVIKRFEQRDHAVGSKGVAEYLRALVVTNAIADYLPDEQSGKPSSLPALLQELKQRATRNVDEPFLNPGISEKQPLHVVMVDPKVSNKSRFFQELISTILFTVAVGLVWVMGATALQKYIGSLGGIGTSGVGSSSSFAPKELNKEVMPEKNVKTFKDVKGCDDAKQELEEVVEYLKNPTKFTRLGGKLPKGILLTGAPGTGKTLLAKAIAGEAGVPFFYRAGSEFEEMFVGVGARRVRSLFQAAKKKAPCIIFIDEIDAVGSTRKQWEGHTKKTLHQLLVEMDGFEQNEGIILMAATNLPDILDPALTRPGRFDRHIVVPNPDVQGRQEILELYLQDKPLADDVDVKAIARGTPGFNGAADLANLVNIAAIKAAVEGAENLNAAQLEFAKDRIIMGTERKTMFISEESKKLTAYHESGHAIVAFNTDGAHPIHKATVMPRGSALGMVTQLPSNDEISISKKQLLARLDVCMGGRVAEELIFGHDHITTGASSDLHTATELAHYMVSNCGMSDVIGPVHIKERPSSELQSRVDAEVVKLLREAYDRVKALLRKHEKALHELANALLEYETLGAEEIKRILLPYREEQQAVQQEQEEEGELVLA